Within Suricata suricatta isolate VVHF042 chromosome 12, meerkat_22Aug2017_6uvM2_HiC, whole genome shotgun sequence, the genomic segment GCCTGAGTATCACAGACCATTTTCTGTGTGTCCTGCAGTACAGGACAGACCAGAGGACCCCAAGTGTCTGCAGTGTGCTCTTGTCCTTGGCTGGCACCCTTTCACTCCCCCATGCTGGCTCCAGGAAGCCCTGCTGCTACCCCCACTTCTCGGATGAGGCAGCTGAGGCCCCTGGCCGGCTCTTGCCTTCAGGGGAGCGCTGGCGTTCTGGAGGCGGACAGCTGTGGGGCATCCACATGACAGCCGTCCACACGAGTGCCGGTGACGCAGAGCTGGGGTGTGCACGCGTGTTCGGCCCACAGGAGAAGGCACTCTGCATTGACACCACTCCAGTGTTGCCCTGAGGATGCCACAAGCCGCAGGCGGGGGTCCCTCTGCCCCCCCTTGTGCCTGCAGGGAGCCTGTGTGCGGGTGGCGTCTGGAGTGTGGGGTCAAGGTCACGTGAGTGGATGAGCCGCTTTCGGGGGTCAGCTCCTCCCACCCGTGGGTGTGCCCTGGCTCCGAGATTTCATAGGTACCTGACATAGGTTGTACGTGCGTGCTACCACCCCTGTGCCCGAGTGTCCCTTGGTAGAAATGAAGGGGTCGGCGCCCAGATCTCCAGCATCACGAGTACAGAAAGAACAAATGTGTGTGACccgaggggcaggggcaggatggGCCTCCCACGGGCCTCTGCCCTTACCCGGATGGGCCACCagtccccccccacctccatcacaCCCTCCTGCGCTCAGTGCAGACTGGCCACTAACACCAACCATGCGCCACCTGGCCTTTGCGGTCCTGGGACGGGAGCCTGATCAGGGGCGAGAGAGTGGCAGCCTCCACGTGCTTGGGCTTTGAGTCATAGGGAGCTccaccacccccatccccagccccccACATCCTCCTCCACTGTGGAGACCCCTTCCCAGGAACAGGAGGGAAACAGGCCAGGATGCAGCCTCCCCAAAGGAGCAAACAGCTGCTGCCCCCTGTAACTGCCGTCTGCCCCAGGAGACCCTGGTCAGTGCTGACACATAGTGCTCACTCGTGTGCCATGCCCCCAGCCACGGGCACGCATGCTCACTCACACCCAACCTGTCCATCACTGAGCCCACATCCATATCCCCTAATGCACATGCTTGAGGTCTGCTTGGCTCACACGGAATACCATGCAGGCAGGTTCCtgagtgtgcatgcacaagcaCACGCGTGTGCATTCCCTGAACACTTGCATATGCGCGAACGCACTCAGCCCTAGTTTTGCATCCACACAGCTCGATCCCCGGCCATCCTGTGTCTCCGTTTATCCACGACTCCGCAGCCACCGGGACACATGTGCACCACACCTGGCAACGCGCACACTCATCCAGGCTCGGCTTCCCCCACCCTGGCTCTGGGCCCTGCGGATTTGGGCCAGACGGGCCGGTTGGAGTCTGCCAGGTCGGTCCCAGTTGTGCGCCCCCGCCGAGAGGCCACCAGGTGCACGGTCCCTGCCCCCGCCTGGCCGGCCGGGAGGGGGCGATAATTATGCGGCCTGAGGGTCCCCCCCCACGCGCGCGCCTTTCATCCCGGCCACGCCCGTCCGGGACCCAGACGCTCATTACCGCCTCCCGCCCGGTCATTAACCAAGGTCGGGGGAGGACCCGGAGTCCAGCGGCCCGGCGGGAAGGCGAGGGGGCGCTGCGGGAGCGAGGTGACCCCGCCTCGTCTCCACGGCGACGCCCGCAGGTGAGGCGCCCAGCCCTAGAGGTGCTGGACCTCTGGGGGGAAGTGGTCTCCAGTGGTCTCGGAGGCAGGCGCGGCGGCCGCCCGGGGAGAGGCGATTTGTAAGAGCGCCGACGGGGCCCCCGGCCTAATCCTAGTCCCGCCGGGCCGGCCGCGAGCACAGCGCGTCCGGGCCGCGAATAGCAGCCTCTCCCGTGCCCCGGGCTATTTTGAGCCCCATCCTTCCACCCCCGCCGCCACCACCCACTTCCCGGAGCACCGGCCGAGGCGCGGGGGCAGGCCCGTGGGCGGGACgaagacccccctccccccaggctggAGTACGCGGCGGGACCAGGAGCCCCCGGCTGGGGTGACAGCGAGGCCGCAGCGCCCCCTCGCGGCCTTGGGGAGAGGTGGCGCAGCCGTCACAGCAGTGATGAAGTGGGCCCTACCCGCTAGGagccccccgcgccccccacgGACACGCAGATGCGAGAGACCGCAGAAACACAGGTACGGAGACAGGCCACACACCTGAGATGCAAGCGCACAGTTTGTACACAATGCCCAAAGCAGGTGCACCTGGCAACAGGTGTCCCCAGGTATGGGTCTATGCTGGGATGGGAACCCAGGACGGTCGTGGGTATACATGGAGACTGGTCACCCAGCAACGACTCGTAGTAAACATTTAATAACTGTGCTGgcggaatgaatgaatgaaggaaagaacGAACAGATCACAGAACCAAGAGAAGGCCGACTCAGAACTACaggacagtgggggtggggggtgggggacctgGGGGCAGAAAATGATTCTGGCGCCCCCCGCGCCCCGGACTTCAGGGACACTCTGGCCCGGGCTAGAGCAAGGAGCCGAGCCGCTGACCTGACTTGCTAGGGGAGCGTCAGAAAAGGTGGCGGGGCCGGGGCTTTGTTCCTGGACTGGGCATGCCCCAgctcccccatcccctccaccGGCGTCGGAAGACAGGAGGAGCTGAGAGCTGATGTCTCTTTTTGCTCCCTTTAATCACCACCCTGCGTGAGAGGCTGACGCAGCAGCAGGCTGTGTCTGACAGGGAGTcgtacggggggggggggggggaggtgcagagcgGGTGGTGATGACTCGCCagtgctctgggggagggggttccTGAGCTGAGGAGGGGTCTCAGCAACCTTGTCAAGGGAGATTGTGCCCTTGCCTGTGTCCCTTTGTCAGCTGGACCCACCTGAAGGGCAGCAAGCCTGAGGCCtggagtggggctggaacttCTCTGGGGTGGGCAAGGAAGTGTGTGTGGGGTCTGTGTTCCCAAATCCCAACACCTCTACATCGGATCCACCCTCCGGAAACTTCCTAGAGCAGTCTTGGGCAGTCAGTGTTCTGCACTAGTTTTGTCTACCCCATGGAGGGGTCCAGGAGCATAGGAGACAACACAAGCCACACCTGGGCAGGCAGCAAATAGTAGCCACATAAAATAGCCTTGGGACTCTCCAGGAGCAATCTTGGGGATGAGGGTCTCTGCAAAACTGGTTCTCCTTGACAGCAGACATCTTGGATAGTAAAAAGCCACAGGGGAAGGAGTAGAGCATTGCTCACTGCCCCCCAAAACCCCCTCCGCAAAGGGGTACAGAACTAAGTGCTGGCAGGAGGCTGGAGCACACGCTGGAGGGCTGAAAGGAATGTTGGGGTGTAGTGCTGGCCAAGGTGGTGGGGTTGGCTCCCAGGTTGGGGTCAGCCTGCCATCTAGAATTGGAATGCACAAGTGTCTGTCAAGGTGAGTGGGGGTGTGTGGGTGCCACACCAAGCAGCAAAGCCAGGGTTGGGTGGAAGTTAGGTGTAGGTGCTCTTGGAGGTCTGTAGGCAAACTAGGCTGGGTGATGTTGGGATGCCCCGAGGTAGGAAAGTAGGAGGAATTAGGATCTTGGCGAATATTGGGGTCGATGAAGTGGGGCTGTTTCAGTCTGGGGTTTGGGTGCGCCGTGGGGCCCACTACGTGAAGTGGTGTGTTTGGGAGGGCGGGGTCCTGGGAATACCAGGGTGTAGGTTATGTGAGCAAGTGTATCAGAATGATGTCAGGGTTCAAATGTACCGACAGCTGGGGCTCCGGTGGGTATGGGGGCCTGGCTAAGGTTTACGCGTCAGCGATGGCTGGAGCGCAGCAGGGGATCCCCAAGAGGTTTGAACCCTTAGTCTCCAGAGGCCCTTTTGTTCCGCGCCTCAGGCCGGGAGGTCGGGATGGGGGCGGGCATTTGGATCTGGGTCAGCCCCGCCTTCCAGCTTGCTGGCCCCGCCCCTCACTCGCGGGCGGGGGGACTCCGGACCGGGCACGTCCCCGCCAATTATCGCGCCCGGCACccccgcgcgcgcgcgcgcgcgcgagggGGGGGCGGAGCCAGGATAGGCTCGGCCCCCCCACCTCATGAATATGAGGTGCGGCTGCGGACCTTGAGCCTTCGGATTGGCTGGCGCGGTGCGGGAGGCGGGGCCCCCCGGCGGCGTACTTAAGGCCGGGCATTCGGCGCCCCCCCCTCACTCGCGCGTTAGGAGGTTTGGCTCNNNNNNNNNNNNNNNNNNNNNNNNNNNNNNNNNNNNNNNNNNNNNNNNNNNNNNNNNNNNNNNNNNNNNNNNNNNNNNNNNNNNNNNNNNNNNNNNNNNNCGGCGGCGTCACGCCCCTGGGCGGGGGCTTCGCCGGGGCGGGCCCGGGGTGGAGTTCGCCCCGCCGGCGGCGATGGGCAGCGGGACACCGGGCCAGCCTGCGGCCGGAGGGCGTCTTTCCCTCGGGCCAGGCCCTCCGCGAGAGGGACGCCACCGCAAAATGGCGGCCTCGAGCGCGCAGCAGCGCCCAGCGAAATGGCGGGAGTGTCGGTTTCCCGGATGGAGTGGCGCAGGGCGTGCGCGGGGCGCATGCGCGCGGCGGTGGGCGGGGCCACGTTGCGTGGCCCGGGCCTCCGCTCCCGGTTTCCCGCGGGAGGCGCGCGAGCGGCACGCAGTTCTGACGCCGTTCGCGTCGCCTTCTGGCGTGTCTCCAGAGGTCTTGGGCGGAGGTTCCCCCAGCCCTTCAAGAGTCGGCCCCACATGCCAGGCTCCACGGCGGAGCTTCTGCCCGCGCTCAGTGCCCAGTCACCCACCCCTCTCAGACGCCCTACAGTGGACCAAGCactctgccactccccaccccgATGGTCTGAGCCCGCGTACGGAGGGGAAACCCCGAGGTGCGCTCGGCCGGTGGCGGCCGACGCCTGCTTTCCGCGTCCAGCCTTAAGCATCCCCTGAGACAGTCACCCGGGTGAAACCCTGGAGCCCCACAGCCAGAGCGGCACCGAGGGGTCCCCGGGCTGCGGGGCGGAGCTGGGCTGCGCACAGGAAAGGAGCGAAGGGCCGGGTGGCCCAGGAATGAAAAGCTGCCCGGAATTTAGAAGTTCTAGGTGTGGATttgaggggacagagggagcatTCCAGGGCTTACCCGACAGGCCTCTGGCTGGCTTGTgcgaggaggagggggagcggTGAAACCCCGGAGCGTTCGGTGAGGAATTCAACAGCGTTTGCTACAGGCCGCCATGGCATCAGACGAAGGCAAGCTTTTCGTCGGAGGCCTGAGCTTTGACACCAACGAGCAGTCACTGGAGCAGGTCTTCTCAAAATACGGGCAGATCTCGGAAGGTGCGGCCGGTGCGGGGCTGGCGGGGCGGGGCTGCCGCGGGAGAGCTAGGTGCAGACTCCGATCTCTCCTGTGCAGTGGTGGTCGtgaaagacagggagacccagCGGTCCCGAGGCTTTGGATTTGTCACATTTGAGAACATCGACGATGCCAAAGACGCCATGATGGCCATGAACGGGAAGGTGAGGGCTGCTGCTCGGGGCCGCAGAAGGCGCGAATTTGCAGGCGGGCGCCCGCCTCTGAGAATGGGGAAGCCTGGGTTAACCGGCGCAGGTCTCTGTTTCCAGTCTGTGGACGGGCGGCAGATCCGAGTGGACCAGGCGGGCAAGTCGTCCGACAGCCGCTCCCGCGGGTACCGAGGTGGCTCCGCTGCGGGCCGCGGCTTCTTCCGAGGGGGCCGAGGCCGGGGCCGTGGGTTCTCCAGAGGTAAGTGCCatgctcagggcctggggccactGCTGGAAGGCACTGGCGCTCGGCTCCTATCTCTGCCTGCAGGAGGAGGGGACCGAGGGTACGGAGGGAGTCGGTTCGAATCCAGGAGTGGGGGCTACGGAGGCTCCAGAGACTACTACAGCAGGTAAGGGTGTGCGCCTgtgggcccagggcagggccacTCTGCCACCACCGCCGGCATAAGTGGCCTGAAGTATCTTTTGCAGCAGGAGTCAGGGTGGCGGCTATGGTGACCGGAGCTCGGGCGGGTCTTACAGAGACAGCTACGACAGTTACGGTAAGTCGCGCTCCTGGGGCCTGCAGCGGGGGCTCAGTAAGCCTTGGCACCCTGCGCGAGCGACGCTCACACTTTGTCACCGTGCTTCCCCGTAAGGGACAACACTGCcctttcgggctctgtgccagcagccaTTTCTACCACAAAACATAAAGGCAGAACCAGAGTGACCACGAAGCAAAGGGAGAGTGAGGGCCCCTCCCCAACAGGCAGCAGAAGTGCATGCGCGCCCTGCCTGCCGCCCGCCCTCGGCTGGTGGGGGGGTTGGGGACTCCCGAGGCTGCCGGCGCCCTCCAGGTCTGGGCCCGGGAGCGGATGCTGCGTCTTGTCTCGTGCTTCAGTGCCTTTACACTGTCCCTGCTTCTTGTTCTCAGCTACACACAACGAGTAAAAATCCTTCCTGCTCAAGATCGTCCTTCCAATGGCTGTATATTTAAAGATTTTGGGAGCTTCGCTGAATCGTTCGTGTGTAGTGAACACACCTTGTACCCCACTTTTGTAGTCCTGTCCGTTCTGATCTTGTGAAACAGCCTGACTGCTTCTGACCCCCAGCTGCCTTCGTTCCTAGGTTTCTCTTCTTAAGGAAGCATTGTCAgtttttaagggttttaaaaACGTTCTGAAAAGCATTTcagattttactattttctttttaccacGAGTCATAAGTTTTTAGGAAATCCTTGGGGGTTACGTGGGTTTTGGTTGTGTTGCCTTTTTCGTTACTCTTTTTAGTGGGGTCGGGTGCCCCGATTCACTTCTAAGAATTACTGGACTCTGAGTCCACTTTTTGTTGGAAGCTGAGCAAGCTGTGGCTCTTTCCCAGCTCTGTGTGCCGTTCTCTGCGTGCGGCGCGGCGGGGGCGGCCCGGCCGTGCTGTGTACGAACCACAGCAGAGTTGCAGATGTCCCTTCTAGAGGGTCTTGGAAATGTTTAttgacattgtctttttttaCTGGAAGACGTATGCATAACCCATTGATGTTGTATTTGAAGTGGTTAAGGAATTCTTGTACGCAGTTTTTTTGGCTTTACGAAGCCGATTAAAGGACCGTCTGAAACAAACCTTGCTCTGACAATTGCCCTTTCATTGCACAGCACACTCCCTGCTCTGGCTTCGAAGCAGTCCGAACAGAGCAGAAAGGGCAGTTCGAGAAGTAGGTCTGCTAGTTCCGCCTGAGGCCCTTGGCGAGCTAGACGGGGAAGGCAGGATAGATGGGCGCTGGCCGGCCCCCTGACAGCCGACTGCCATCAGGCCCAGTGCGGTGTGCAGGAGGGCGCCGGGGCGGGCAGCTTAGCGAGGGACGGTGGACGTTCGGGCACAGGACGGCGGCGAGGAGCAGGCCGACGGCGGGCGGCGGGCAGCGTCCCTGGGCGACCGCGGACTGACCGGCTGGTTAGCTAGCTCTGCCCTTGTTTACAAGTTCTGAGCCTTCACCGCTAGCCTATGGAAGCTGCAGCCCTCGGAGGACAGAAGTGTTGTGCGCCCAACAGCCCTCTGAGACGAAGCTGCCCCCTTGGCTAGCTCGTATGTGGAGATAGCCCTGTAATTCGAGGTAACTCCTTTCGCTCGTGTCCGCATCCCTCCTCTCGTCAAGAGCTCTTTGAGAGTAAAGTTACGTACCTGGGGAATGTtcctttgacattttcttttccatttttctttccttttttttaaattaatttttttaatcgaGCTAGAACTAAAGTCAGACTTCAGCCGTTTACCCTTCCCCGCCTGTGGCCAGGCGAGCGGCCTGGGCAGTCATGCCACAAGAGTAGGTTCGATCCGTAAGCAGGATTGGATACCACCGAATGCCCTGCCTTTTGGGATTTTTGTTCATCAAAAGTCTTTTCCAGACCTCCTTCCCTCAGGCTTCCAACCGGCTCTCTGTTGTCCGTTGCCGCCAGGAGTCTTTCCCAGAGCCCGCACCGTTCTCGGGCAGCTCCATCCCGGTCGGCTGGCTGGCTCTGCTTAAGGGCGGAGCGCGGCCTGGCCCACCTGAAAGGCGCAGGCCCACCCTGGGCACACCAGCCTGGCACGGGGCCTCTGCCAGGACGGCCCTGAGGTCTAGTTTGAGACCCTCCTAGGAGTTGTGGATGGGttcaggggaggtggggaggggcagatgtgACCCGTGGCCAGGACACTGGGCGTAATGCTGCTTTGCTTTGGCAGGTTGAAGGGAAGCCAGCGTGACTCGGAAGTGTGGCCAGAGAGCAGTGAGTGGGGGTAACTGTCCCAGAGGGGACCATCTGGAAGCGAGAGCCAGAGGCGCAGCCACTGGTCTTTGAATCATGTCCCCTGTAAGTGCTTTTTAGGGTGGGTGATGGGAGGCCCTCTGGCCCTGGTACTGGCCCCTCTGGTGGGTTCTCCTTTCCTGGCCTGCCCTCTGTGaccccggggcggggcggggctctgTGGGGTTCCCCTGCAGCCAGCTCTTCCTCTCTCCCGCAGGCGCTCCACTGGGGAGACTGAGGTGCTAGTGGCTTGAGCTGCTCCTGGAGGAAGGCGTGTGGCCTGGGCACCAGGCCGCAGCCAGGACTCATCCTCACCGGATGCAGGGCCTGCAAGTCGGATTTCAATAAACGGCTGGTGTGTCCACACAGAAATCGGAGTCTGGCTTGGGACGCGGCCCGGAAACTTGGGTGGGAAAGGGATTCGGGGGAGAGTCCGCTGGAGAAAGCCTCTTGCCCTTGTTCAGGGCACACGCTGGACCCAAGCCAGAAAGACCACCCGGTCACTTCATTGTCCCCTTGGGTGGTTCTCTCAGGTTGTGAGGGGCACAGGCTGAGACGTGGTGGTGCTCCCCAGGCCCCCGCATCTGGGGCGGGCACCTTGGCAGAGTGACCCCCAGAGCCTTCCATCTGTGCTCCCTGCAGGGCGAGCTTGCTTCCCAGGCTGCTTGGGGTTGACCCTGGCGCGCTCCCCTGCGccacgggtgggggaggggacaacgGCCTAAGTGCCCACCGGtgggggcccctccctccccgagGGTTagagctcctggctctgagggtCCGGAGAGCATTACGACAGG encodes:
- the CIRBP gene encoding cold-inducible RNA-binding protein isoform X5 yields the protein MASDEGKLFVGGLSFDTNEQSLEQVFSKYGQISEVVVVKDRETQRSRGFGFVTFENIDDAKDAMMAMNGKSVDGRQIRVDQAGKSSDSRSRGYRGGSAAGRGFFRGGRGRGRGFSRGGGDRGYGGSRFESRSGGYGGSRDYYSSRSQGGGYGDRSSGGSYRDSYDSYATHNE
- the CIRBP gene encoding cold-inducible RNA-binding protein isoform X7; the protein is MASDEGKLFVGGLSFDTNEQSLEQVFSKYGQISEVVVVKDRETQRSRGFGFVTFENIDDAKDAMMAMNGKSVDGRQIRVDQAGKSSDSRSRGYRGGSAAGRGFFRGGRGRGRGFSRGGGDRGYGGSRFESRSGGYGGSRDYYSSRSQGGGYGDRSSGGSYRDSYDSYG
- the CIRBP gene encoding cold-inducible RNA-binding protein isoform X6, which encodes MASDEGKLFVGGLSFDTNEQSLEQVFSKYGQISEVVVVKDRETQRSRGFGFVTFENIDDAKDAMMAMNGKSVDGRQIRVDQAGKSSDSRSRGYRGGSAAGRGFFRGGRGRGRGFSRGGGDRGYGGSRFESRSGGYGGSRDYYSRSQGGGYGDRSSGGSYRDSYDSYATHNE
- the CIRBP gene encoding cold-inducible RNA-binding protein isoform X8, whose translation is MASDEGKLFVGGLSFDTNEQSLEQVFSKYGQISEVVVVKDRETQRSRGFGFVTFENIDDAKDAMMAMNGKSVDGRQIRVDQAGKSSDSRSRGYRGGSAAGRGFFRGGRGRGRGFSRGGGDRGYGGSRFESRSGGYGGSRDYYSRSQGGGYGDRSSGGSYRDSYDSYG
- the CIRBP gene encoding cold-inducible RNA-binding protein isoform X1 is translated as MASDEGKLFVGGLSFDTNEQSLEQVFSKYGQISEVVVVKDRETQRSRGFGFVTFENIDDAKDAMMAMNGKVSVSSLWTGGRSEWTRRASRPTAAPAGTEVAPLRAAASSEGAEAGAVGSPEEEGTEGTEGVGSNPGVGATEAPETTTAAGVRVAAMVTGARAGLTETATTVTLHTTSKNPSCSRSSFQWLYI
- the CIRBP gene encoding cold-inducible RNA-binding protein isoform X4, giving the protein MASDEGKLFVGGLSFDTNEQSLEQVFSKYGQISEVVVVKDRETQRSRGFGFVTFENIDDAKDAMMAMNGKVSVSSLWTGGRSEWTRRASRPTAAPAGTEVAPLRAAASSEGAEAGAVGSPEEEGTEGTEGVGSNPGVGATEAPETTTAGVRVAAMVTGARAGLTETATTVTVEGKPA
- the CIRBP gene encoding cold-inducible RNA-binding protein isoform X3, whose protein sequence is MASDEGKLFVGGLSFDTNEQSLEQVFSKYGQISEVVVVKDRETQRSRGFGFVTFENIDDAKDAMMAMNGKVSVSSLWTGGRSEWTRRASRPTAAPAGTEVAPLRAAASSEGAEAGAVGSPEEEGTEGTEGVGSNPGVGATEAPETTTAAGVRVAAMVTGARAGLTETATTVTVEGKPA
- the CIRBP gene encoding cold-inducible RNA-binding protein isoform X2; amino-acid sequence: MASDEGKLFVGGLSFDTNEQSLEQVFSKYGQISEVVVVKDRETQRSRGFGFVTFENIDDAKDAMMAMNGKVSVSSLWTGGRSEWTRRASRPTAAPAGTEVAPLRAAASSEGAEAGAVGSPEEEGTEGTEGVGSNPGVGATEAPETTTAGVRVAAMVTGARAGLTETATTVTLHTTSKNPSCSRSSFQWLYI